A single region of the Anaerococcus urinomassiliensis genome encodes:
- a CDS encoding IS110 family RNA-guided transposase: MFYIGVDIAKNNHEASIIDSNGKLVSESFSFSNSIRGLEKFQKFISSFSIDSNNCIIGMEATGHYWLSLYSFLIDLGFSCVVINPIQSDAFRKMYIRQTKNDSVDSFVIAQILRFGEFSVSHFSDEDTFALRNLSRFRFALVDEASDWKRKLVAILDQVFPEYSSLFSNIYGVASKELLSKFPLPEDMISIPADELAKMLSKCSKGHFGLDKAKEIQEKASNSFGVKFALKSFSFQIKQIIAQISFLEDQIADIEDEISSMINSLCPVITSITGIGDILGGAIFSEIGDISRFERANQLVAYAGLDVAVKQSGNFNATDTKISKRGSPYLRRAIWLAASVAAFKDPALSVYYQKLRQRGKAHGTAIGAVARKLTNIIFAVLRDNKTYVPNI; encoded by the coding sequence ATGTTTTACATTGGTGTTGATATTGCAAAGAACAACCACGAAGCCTCAATAATTGATTCTAATGGGAAACTTGTTTCTGAGTCTTTTTCTTTCTCTAATTCTATTAGGGGTTTAGAGAAGTTTCAGAAATTTATTTCCTCTTTTTCGATTGATTCTAACAATTGTATTATTGGTATGGAAGCTACTGGGCATTATTGGCTTTCTCTTTATTCTTTCTTGATTGATTTAGGTTTTTCTTGTGTTGTTATTAATCCCATTCAGTCTGATGCTTTTAGAAAGATGTATATTAGACAGACTAAGAATGATTCTGTTGATTCTTTTGTTATTGCTCAAATTCTTAGGTTTGGTGAGTTTTCTGTTTCTCATTTTTCTGATGAGGATACTTTTGCTTTAAGAAATCTTTCTAGGTTTAGGTTTGCTCTTGTTGATGAAGCTTCTGATTGGAAAAGAAAGCTTGTTGCTATTTTAGATCAGGTTTTCCCTGAGTATTCTTCGCTTTTTTCTAATATTTATGGTGTTGCTTCTAAAGAGCTTTTGAGTAAGTTCCCTTTACCTGAAGATATGATTTCTATTCCTGCTGATGAGCTTGCTAAGATGTTGTCTAAGTGTAGTAAGGGGCACTTTGGCCTTGATAAGGCTAAAGAAATTCAAGAGAAGGCTTCTAATTCTTTTGGTGTTAAGTTTGCTTTGAAGTCTTTTTCTTTTCAAATTAAACAGATTATTGCTCAAATTTCTTTTCTTGAAGATCAGATAGCTGATATTGAAGATGAAATTTCTTCTATGATTAATTCTTTATGCCCTGTTATTACTTCTATCACTGGTATTGGCGATATCTTAGGTGGTGCTATTTTCTCAGAAATTGGTGATATTTCTCGTTTTGAGAGAGCTAACCAGTTAGTTGCTTATGCTGGTTTAGATGTTGCTGTTAAGCAATCTGGTAATTTTAATGCAACCGATACGAAGATTTCTAAGCGTGGCTCTCCTTATCTTAGACGTGCTATTTGGCTTGCTGCTAGTGTAGCTGCCTTTAAGGACCCTGCTTTGTCTGTTTACTATCAAAAACTTAGACAAAGGGGTAAGGCTCATGGTACAGCTATTGGTGCTGTTGCTAGAAAACTTACTAACATAATTTTTGCAGTTTTAAGAGATAACAAAACTTACGTACCGAATATTTAG
- a CDS encoding phage integrase SAM-like domain-containing protein: MSRNKNSLQFELFKRASEGLKGNTTRKQYKYACKKFASWCKEQGIKQIEKVDKDLIQKYSNHLQEDPFKFSAGTIHTYLAPICKACGVNMRDINKPRRKSNTITKGRQEAENPFGKLQETSPEFKRLITLQKAVGIRRNELENLKREDFIKGEYGIYYVHVRKGKGGKETFQMILPKDVPIVKNIFEEVPTGHNVFSKDEMNNKINLHALRREHANDFYQFFENTILTVNGFARSLRERLIKMFERGNYDLYKANPQKYEAKLKRFIDDMNDTPYELRGENKKRAIQNGKPVIYNRLALMAVSVLALSHWRLDVTVVNYIV; the protein is encoded by the coding sequence ATGTCAAGAAATAAAAATAGCTTACAATTTGAACTATTTAAGAGAGCATCTGAAGGATTAAAAGGAAATACAACCAGAAAGCAATATAAATATGCCTGTAAGAAATTTGCAAGCTGGTGCAAAGAACAAGGAATTAAACAAATAGAAAAAGTAGATAAAGATTTAATACAAAAATACTCAAACCATTTACAGGAAGATCCTTTTAAGTTTTCTGCTGGTACTATTCATACCTACCTTGCCCCTATTTGCAAGGCTTGTGGAGTAAATATGAGAGATATTAATAAGCCTAGGAGGAAATCTAATACCATAACCAAAGGTAGACAAGAAGCAGAAAATCCTTTTGGAAAATTACAAGAAACTTCACCTGAATTTAAAAGGCTAATTACCTTACAAAAAGCTGTTGGTATAAGAAGAAATGAACTTGAAAATCTAAAAAGAGAGGATTTTATTAAGGGAGAATATGGCATATATTATGTCCATGTAAGAAAAGGAAAAGGCGGAAAAGAAACTTTTCAAATGATTCTCCCTAAAGATGTACCTATAGTTAAAAATATATTCGAAGAAGTTCCTACAGGTCATAATGTATTCTCAAAAGATGAGATGAATAATAAAATAAATCTTCATGCCCTAAGAAGAGAACACGCTAATGATTTTTACCAATTCTTTGAAAATACAATATTAACAGTTAATGGATTCGCTAGATCATTAAGAGAAAGACTTATTAAAATGTTTGAAAGAGGAAATTATGATTTATATAAAGCAAATCCCCAAAAATATGAAGCTAAATTAAAACGATTTATTGATGATATGAATGATACTCCCTATGAACTCAGAGGAGAAAATAAAAAAAGAGCTATCCAAAATGGGAAACCCGTTATCTATAATCGTCTAGCCCTTATGGCTGTTTCTGTACTGGCTTTAAGTCATTGGAGATTAGATGTTACTGTAGTAAATTATATTGTATAA
- the ltrA gene encoding group II intron reverse transcriptase/maturase — protein MKKILHRNNLNEAFKRVKSNKGTAGIDGITTEELLEYLKENKEKILGQIRARKYKPKPVKRVQIPKSNGKKRNLGIPTTTDRVIQQAIAQKLSPIYEKKFSENSYGFRPNRSAHDALKRIKEIAEEGNTWVVDLDLEKYFETVNQSKLIQILSEEIKDGDVISLIHKYLKSGIMIDGIKVKSDKGVAQGGPLSPLLANIYLNEADQEFGKWGYKFVRYADDMLIFARNRKAAERYHKIVKKLLEGKLKLKVNEEKTSIRKLSQTKYLGYGFYHNNGTQLKVHKESLKKLKAKLKEVTNRSNALGYKQRRIKINQIIRGWIQYFKLANMRNHLQNLDEWLRRRIRMCAWKSWKKIKTKFTNLVKLGTAKFQAWQWANTRKSYWRIAKSPILSRALNNKRIAERGYISLVSYYNKVQIKR, from the coding sequence TTGAAAAAAATACTCCATCGAAACAACCTAAACGAAGCCTTTAAGAGAGTAAAATCAAATAAAGGTACAGCAGGAATAGATGGAATAACAACAGAAGAACTTCTAGAATATCTAAAAGAAAACAAAGAGAAAATACTAGGACAAATAAGAGCAAGGAAATACAAACCCAAACCAGTAAAAAGGGTACAAATACCAAAATCAAATGGAAAGAAACGAAATCTAGGCATACCCACAACAACAGATAGGGTAATACAACAAGCAATAGCACAAAAATTAAGCCCAATCTATGAAAAGAAATTCTCAGAAAACAGCTATGGATTTAGACCAAATAGAAGCGCGCATGATGCCCTAAAAAGAATAAAAGAAATAGCAGAAGAAGGAAACACCTGGGTAGTAGACTTAGACCTAGAAAAATACTTCGAAACAGTAAACCAATCCAAACTCATACAAATCCTATCAGAAGAAATAAAAGATGGAGACGTAATATCCCTAATACACAAATATCTAAAATCAGGAATAATGATAGATGGAATAAAAGTAAAATCAGACAAAGGAGTAGCACAAGGTGGACCCTTAAGTCCATTACTAGCAAACATCTACCTAAACGAAGCTGACCAAGAATTTGGAAAATGGGGATACAAATTTGTAAGATATGCAGACGACATGCTAATATTTGCAAGAAATAGAAAAGCAGCCGAAAGATACCACAAAATAGTCAAAAAGCTGTTAGAAGGAAAATTAAAACTTAAAGTAAATGAGGAAAAGACATCAATAAGAAAATTAAGCCAAACAAAATATCTAGGGTATGGATTTTACCATAACAACGGAACCCAACTAAAAGTACACAAAGAAAGCCTAAAGAAACTAAAGGCAAAACTAAAAGAAGTAACAAACAGAAGTAATGCACTAGGCTATAAGCAAAGAAGAATAAAAATCAACCAAATCATAAGAGGATGGATACAATATTTCAAATTGGCAAATATGAGAAACCATCTTCAAAACCTAGACGAGTGGTTAAGAAGAAGAATAAGAATGTGTGCATGGAAAAGCTGGAAAAAAATCAAAACCAAATTTACAAACTTAGTAAAATTAGGAACAGCAAAATTTCAAGCCTGGCAATGGGCAAATACACGCAAATCCTATTGGAGAATAGCAAAAAGCCCAATACTGAGCAGAGCTCTTAACAACAAAAGAATAGCTGAAAGGGGCTATATATCCCTAGTCAGCTATTACAATAAAGTTCAAATTAAACGGTAG
- a CDS encoding S8 family serine peptidase, whose amino-acid sequence MNNKRIIKATLIAALSISFLFNEPSFASSEEEKPLEANNQGLFEENEATVEKKEEASDKESEQKKEEAKKEEASDKESEQKKEEAKKEEASDKESEQKKEEAKKEEASDKESEQKKEEAKKEEASDKESEQNKEDANKDKAPALETSLKEDKSVEKEGKATEVTHKADLNKDSSTEEKKDDIAVEKKDEGRLIYIAEFKDKEAGERAMKEISKLSSTKVLYAYNTIFNGCAIETKQDNLDLIKHIEGISSVERSQKVEPMMNHAREEIGVNEAIDYLKAINKDMIMKFDGRGMVIANIDTGTDYRHKAMRIDDDAKPYMRYKKEDMKGTDKDFWLSDKIPHAFNYYNGGKITVEKYDDGSDYHDPHGMHIAGILAGNDTDKDIAKYNGIDGIAPNAQIFSYKMYSDSGDGFAGDETMFHAIEDAIKHKVDVVSVSSGFTGTGLIGEKYWQAVRALRKAGIPMVVATGNYATSASSSSWDLAANNKLKMTDTGNVTRTAAHEDAIAVASAKNQIVEFDKVNIGGESFKYRNIGTFFDKNKIIRNEDGSKIADKMKFVYIGKGQDEDLVGLNLRGKIAVMDRIYTKDLKYAFKRAADKGARAIMVVNTVNYYNRDNWTELPAMGYEEDEGTTCQVFSVSGDDGLKIWNMIDPANKTEVKRNKKEDFKDKLDQYYPIDMESFNKNRPKLGDEKELDFNFAPDTDKELYKEEVIVPAASTSWGPRVDLLLKPDVSAPGKNIKSTLNVIDGKSTYGYMSGTSMATPVVAASTVLIRPKLKEMLEKPVLKNLTDDDKIDLTTLTKIALQNTARPMMDPTAWKEKSLYYASPRQQGAGLINVANALRSDVIASFKNVDSAGLVNSYGSISLREIKGEKKYFTIKLINTSDRPLTFKASSSAITTDSLTDRLKLDETYKDEKSSDGKQIVPEIHPAKIKGANISFEHDVFTIAPNSSYELKAVINVGEAKDKNQFVESFIRLESKEELEAMCGKENKTVFQPSLSMPLMGFAGNWNKEPILDKWAWEEGSKSKTMEGYDDDGKPKIPGTLNKGIGGEHDIDKFNPAAVIQNRKDGNTKSLDQDPDLFALNNNHGLHDPSQSESKVARIYPLDNKGQPQEVQIETGLTPSPLVLRSAREGLISIVNTDKEGEGQKDLKVVTREHFIRGILNSKRNDAKGIKSSKLKVMGDLKWDGLIYNPRGREEGANDDNNNQDLETKLRGQFEPIAEGQYFYKFKYRLTKDYPWQVSYIPVKVDNTAPTIVGVDFSNPNKIKLIAKDTYHKVKDEYKNETLFVRDQKDHPEKFEEVANEVWYAGAAIVDEYGDVERNLDVKYAGEGEGRHRKLDDKGNTIYEISGAGDLRGKIIEVIALDGASNFTKIHRIKFDSKADAKGMISYYLIDPKQDSSSYEKLGEISEEKLKNAKSSEENTNNNQAKDEDSKPAEESSVEGEASLEIDKNISTIREFENKDLKKLIKKKYKEIEDFTTGGMKTVELDYLYDEKGNVKAYEDGSNLEYETEKLDDVKSKLGGVLSPSKDGHFEILGEVNNVSKDAKAYYGNDFKLIEIKASKYDPQTKTLTFDLFANTNDVVDGLSFTGDMNIIVKDKGQTKAKTIIRMPEKKDEAEEASPYASSYGNIIELGEGELTKQKPKDLSKMDTNKMFFDNEKGQYVLNDNMIVRKGYALRVTTFNPGKTDMLDGNGVYSKEVIEKIQKTAPNIKALSQKTIYCDSRNVEDGRSAQSVLMSALDGFNIVRYQVFKFKTNDKGEAIDKDGNLVDDPSKLVLLGKDGKEYIGDDKSNVEAIKEDGAMLFIDAKPVDLTMDRNYFNPTRDNKIYVRKPEFYLRGKIGDKGGFNWEMRVNESVVDNYLIYGDLHIDNTRDFNIKLDVKDGDIMDWGMKDYKANGFPDKVKDMDGNVYLQTGYSNLNAKAVGVHYQFLYDAIKPEIEQKDDGNTAIEYDKDKFIKFNVTDKRDGDKAGEIQDKQIFVNGKEYKSLDDIKDIKDDKLTIKFVVKDFANNTRVKEFSFDKKTGSLTPVDPEKVKITIGNKENELVKGEDFQLPEYKGELPEGKGFKGWKVKDKDGKEKIKAQGSFLFAESDLSVEPDFYELHKEVKEENKQTFDETKKKDEDYSKIWNITCPSDTEEPSDNPCEEPSEEASENPSENPQIPEIKQAPQSENPQIPEIKQAPQSENPKDNQGLVVEVSSKTKELKEEPSKDDNLVQSPREDKDKEEAPSKAQKEEVKENKTQRSDDKSQANNDKAPTSTNVKTGVESLSSVVMGLFAASLALFKTKKRK is encoded by the coding sequence ATGAATAATAAAAGAATTATTAAGGCGACATTAATTGCCGCATTGTCTATTTCATTCTTATTTAACGAGCCTTCCTTTGCCAGTAGCGAAGAAGAAAAACCGCTAGAAGCAAATAACCAAGGTCTTTTTGAAGAAAATGAAGCAACTGTAGAAAAAAAAGAAGAAGCTTCTGATAAAGAAAGTGAACAAAAAAAAGAAGAAGCAAAAAAAGAAGAAGCTTCTGATAAAGAAAGTGAACAAAAAAAAGAAGAAGCAAAAAAAGAAGAAGCTTCTGATAAAGAAAGTGAACAAAAAAAAGAAGAAGCAAAAAAAGAAGAAGCTTCTGATAAAGAAAGTGAACAAAAAAAAGAAGAAGCAAAAAAAGAAGAAGCTTCTGATAAAGAAAGTGAACAAAATAAAGAAGATGCAAACAAGGACAAAGCTCCTGCTTTGGAAACTTCCCTCAAAGAAGATAAGTCTGTTGAAAAAGAAGGGAAAGCAACAGAAGTTACACATAAAGCTGACCTTAATAAGGATTCATCTACTGAAGAAAAGAAAGATGATATAGCTGTAGAGAAGAAAGACGAGGGAAGGCTCATATACATAGCCGAATTTAAAGATAAAGAGGCTGGGGAAAGGGCAATGAAGGAAATATCAAAACTTTCTTCTACAAAAGTTTTGTATGCCTATAACACAATTTTTAATGGTTGTGCAATTGAAACAAAACAAGATAATCTTGATTTGATTAAACACATCGAAGGAATCTCATCTGTAGAAAGATCCCAAAAAGTTGAGCCAATGATGAATCACGCTAGGGAAGAAATTGGTGTCAACGAAGCTATCGACTACCTAAAAGCTATCAACAAAGACATGATAATGAAGTTTGATGGTAGGGGTATGGTAATTGCAAACATAGATACTGGGACTGATTATAGGCACAAGGCTATGAGAATTGACGATGATGCTAAGCCTTATATGAGATATAAAAAAGAGGACATGAAGGGAACTGACAAGGACTTTTGGTTGAGTGATAAAATTCCTCATGCCTTTAACTATTATAACGGTGGCAAAATTACTGTCGAAAAATATGACGATGGTTCTGACTATCATGATCCACATGGTATGCATATAGCGGGAATCCTTGCTGGTAATGATACTGATAAGGATATAGCTAAGTACAATGGAATAGACGGAATAGCACCAAATGCTCAAATCTTTTCTTACAAGATGTACTCAGATTCAGGTGATGGCTTTGCTGGTGATGAAACAATGTTTCACGCTATTGAAGATGCAATCAAACATAAAGTTGATGTAGTATCTGTATCTTCTGGATTTACAGGAACAGGTCTTATAGGTGAGAAATATTGGCAAGCAGTTAGGGCTTTAAGAAAAGCGGGGATTCCTATGGTAGTTGCTACTGGTAACTATGCAACATCTGCTTCAAGCTCATCATGGGACTTAGCTGCTAATAACAAACTAAAGATGACCGATACAGGAAATGTAACTAGAACTGCTGCCCATGAAGATGCCATAGCTGTTGCATCAGCTAAAAATCAAATAGTAGAGTTTGATAAGGTAAATATTGGTGGCGAAAGCTTCAAGTATAGAAATATCGGTACCTTCTTCGATAAAAATAAGATTATTAGAAATGAAGACGGAAGCAAAATAGCTGACAAAATGAAATTTGTTTATATAGGCAAGGGTCAAGATGAAGATCTAGTTGGGCTTAATCTTAGAGGCAAAATTGCCGTTATGGATAGAATATATACAAAGGATTTAAAATACGCCTTCAAAAGAGCTGCCGATAAGGGTGCTCGCGCAATCATGGTTGTAAATACCGTTAACTACTACAACAGGGATAACTGGACAGAGCTTCCAGCCATGGGCTACGAAGAAGATGAAGGAACAACTTGCCAAGTATTTTCAGTATCTGGTGATGATGGACTTAAAATTTGGAATATGATTGATCCAGCTAATAAAACTGAGGTTAAGAGAAACAAGAAAGAAGACTTCAAAGATAAGCTTGACCAATATTATCCAATTGATATGGAAAGCTTCAACAAAAACCGTCCAAAGCTTGGTGATGAGAAAGAGCTAGACTTTAACTTCGCTCCTGATACAGACAAGGAACTTTATAAAGAAGAAGTAATCGTGCCAGCAGCCTCTACATCCTGGGGCCCAAGGGTTGACCTCCTTCTAAAACCAGATGTATCAGCACCAGGAAAGAACATCAAATCAACTCTAAATGTAATTGATGGCAAATCAACCTATGGTTATATGTCAGGAACAAGTATGGCAACACCAGTAGTTGCAGCATCAACAGTATTAATTAGACCAAAACTAAAAGAGATGCTCGAAAAACCTGTCCTCAAAAACCTAACAGATGACGATAAAATCGACTTAACTACTCTTACAAAGATTGCCTTACAAAACACAGCAAGACCTATGATGGATCCAACAGCTTGGAAGGAAAAATCACTATATTATGCTTCGCCAAGACAACAAGGTGCAGGTCTAATTAATGTTGCTAATGCACTAAGAAGTGATGTTATAGCAAGCTTCAAAAATGTTGACTCCGCAGGTCTAGTAAACTCATATGGATCTATATCACTTAGAGAAATTAAGGGAGAAAAGAAATATTTCACAATCAAGTTGATTAATACATCAGATAGGCCTCTTACATTTAAGGCTTCATCATCTGCAATCACCACAGATTCCCTTACCGACAGGCTAAAACTTGATGAAACTTACAAGGATGAGAAATCATCAGATGGCAAACAAATTGTTCCAGAAATTCATCCAGCAAAGATTAAGGGTGCAAATATTAGCTTTGAACACGATGTATTTACAATTGCTCCAAACTCTTCATATGAATTGAAGGCTGTAATAAATGTAGGAGAAGCAAAAGATAAAAACCAATTTGTAGAATCTTTCATTAGACTTGAATCTAAAGAAGAACTTGAGGCAATGTGTGGCAAGGAAAACAAGACAGTATTCCAACCATCTCTATCAATGCCACTTATGGGATTTGCTGGAAATTGGAACAAGGAGCCAATCCTTGACAAGTGGGCTTGGGAAGAAGGCTCTAAATCAAAAACCATGGAAGGTTATGACGATGATGGTAAACCAAAAATACCTGGAACCTTGAACAAGGGTATAGGTGGAGAACATGACATCGATAAATTCAATCCAGCAGCCGTTATCCAAAACAGAAAAGATGGAAATACAAAATCACTTGATCAAGATCCTGATTTATTTGCACTAAATAACAACCACGGATTACATGATCCATCACAAAGCGAATCAAAAGTCGCAAGAATTTATCCACTTGATAATAAGGGACAACCACAAGAAGTTCAAATCGAAACAGGGCTAACACCTTCCCCACTCGTTCTAAGAAGTGCAAGAGAAGGCTTAATCTCAATTGTAAATACTGACAAAGAGGGCGAAGGACAAAAAGACCTCAAGGTTGTAACTAGAGAGCACTTCATCAGAGGAATCCTAAACTCAAAGAGAAACGATGCTAAGGGTATTAAGTCATCCAAGTTAAAAGTTATGGGAGATTTGAAATGGGATGGCCTTATTTACAATCCTAGAGGAAGAGAAGAAGGCGCTAATGATGATAATAATAACCAAGACTTGGAAACAAAACTTAGGGGTCAATTTGAACCAATAGCTGAGGGTCAATACTTCTACAAGTTCAAATATAGATTAACTAAGGATTATCCATGGCAAGTTTCTTATATACCAGTAAAAGTTGACAATACAGCTCCAACAATTGTCGGTGTTGATTTCTCTAATCCAAACAAAATCAAATTAATAGCAAAAGATACCTACCACAAGGTAAAAGATGAGTACAAAAACGAAACCTTGTTTGTAAGAGATCAAAAAGACCATCCAGAGAAATTTGAAGAAGTAGCCAACGAAGTATGGTATGCAGGCGCAGCTATAGTTGATGAGTACGGTGATGTTGAAAGAAACCTTGATGTTAAATATGCTGGAGAAGGCGAAGGTAGACATAGAAAGCTTGATGATAAAGGAAATACTATCTACGAAATTAGCGGTGCAGGAGATTTAAGAGGAAAAATCATAGAAGTAATCGCCCTAGATGGTGCAAGCAACTTCACCAAAATCCATAGGATAAAATTTGATAGTAAAGCTGATGCAAAGGGAATGATTTCTTATTACCTAATAGATCCTAAACAAGATTCTTCTTCTTACGAAAAACTTGGAGAAATTTCTGAAGAAAAACTCAAAAATGCAAAGAGTTCAGAGGAAAATACCAATAATAATCAAGCTAAGGATGAAGACTCAAAACCAGCTGAAGAAAGTTCAGTTGAGGGAGAAGCTAGCCTTGAAATAGATAAAAATATTTCGACAATTAGAGAATTTGAAAATAAAGACCTAAAGAAACTAATTAAAAAGAAATATAAGGAAATAGAAGACTTTACAACTGGTGGAATGAAAACAGTAGAGCTTGATTATCTATATGATGAAAAAGGAAATGTAAAAGCCTACGAAGATGGAAGTAATCTAGAATATGAAACTGAGAAACTTGATGATGTTAAATCAAAGCTTGGTGGAGTGTTAAGTCCATCAAAGGATGGCCATTTTGAAATTCTTGGAGAAGTAAATAATGTATCAAAAGATGCTAAGGCCTACTATGGTAATGACTTTAAACTAATAGAAATTAAGGCAAGTAAATACGACCCACAAACCAAAACTTTAACATTTGACTTATTTGCAAACACAAATGATGTAGTCGATGGCCTATCCTTTACTGGAGATATGAATATTATCGTAAAAGATAAGGGTCAAACAAAAGCTAAAACTATAATAAGGATGCCAGAAAAGAAGGATGAAGCCGAGGAAGCTTCACCATATGCTTCAAGCTATGGAAATATTATCGAACTAGGTGAAGGTGAACTAACTAAACAAAAACCAAAAGACCTAAGCAAGATGGATACAAACAAGATGTTCTTCGATAATGAAAAGGGTCAATATGTATTAAATGATAATATGATTGTAAGAAAGGGATATGCCCTAAGAGTTACGACATTTAACCCAGGAAAAACTGATATGCTTGATGGTAATGGAGTTTATAGCAAGGAAGTTATAGAAAAAATCCAAAAGACTGCCCCTAACATCAAGGCCCTATCACAAAAAACAATCTACTGTGATAGTAGAAATGTTGAAGATGGTAGAAGCGCTCAATCAGTTCTCATGTCAGCCTTGGACGGATTTAATATAGTTAGATATCAAGTCTTTAAATTCAAAACTAATGACAAGGGGGAAGCTATAGATAAGGATGGAAATCTTGTAGATGATCCTTCTAAACTAGTTCTTCTTGGCAAAGATGGTAAGGAATATATTGGAGATGATAAATCCAACGTAGAAGCCATCAAGGAAGACGGAGCTATGCTATTTATAGATGCAAAACCAGTAGATTTGACTATGGATAGAAACTATTTCAATCCAACAAGGGACAATAAAATCTATGTAAGAAAACCAGAATTCTATTTAAGAGGAAAGATAGGAGATAAGGGTGGTTTCAACTGGGAAATGAGAGTTAACGAGTCAGTTGTTGACAACTACCTAATCTATGGTGATTTACACATTGATAATACAAGAGACTTTAATATTAAGCTTGATGTAAAAGATGGAGACATCATGGATTGGGGAATGAAGGACTACAAGGCTAATGGCTTCCCAGATAAGGTTAAAGATATGGATGGCAATGTCTACCTACAAACTGGTTATAGTAATCTCAATGCCAAGGCTGTAGGTGTTCACTATCAATTCCTCTATGATGCTATAAAACCAGAAATCGAACAAAAAGATGATGGTAACACAGCTATTGAATATGATAAAGATAAATTCATCAAATTCAATGTTACAGACAAGAGAGATGGGGATAAGGCTGGAGAAATCCAAGATAAACAAATCTTTGTAAATGGTAAAGAATACAAGTCTTTAGATGATATCAAAGATATCAAGGATGATAAGCTAACAATTAAGTTTGTAGTAAAAGACTTTGCAAACAATACTAGGGTAAAAGAATTTAGCTTTGACAAAAAAACTGGCTCATTAACTCCTGTAGATCCCGAAAAAGTCAAGATTACAATAGGTAATAAGGAAAATGAACTTGTAAAGGGAGAGGACTTCCAATTACCAGAATACAAGGGAGAACTTCCAGAAGGTAAAGGCTTTAAGGGTTGGAAAGTCAAAGACAAAGATGGAAAAGAAAAAATCAAAGCACAAGGTTCCTTCCTATTTGCTGAGTCTGATCTAAGTGTTGAACCAGACTTCTACGAGCTTCATAAAGAAGTTAAAGAAGAAAATAAACAAACTTTTGATGAAACAAAGAAAAAAGATGAGGATTATTCAAAGATTTGGAATATAACTTGCCCAAGTGATACAGAAGAACCTTCAGACAATCCTTGCGAAGAACCATCAGAAGAAGCTTCAGAAAATCCTTCAGAAAATCCACAAATCCCTGAAATAAAACAAGCTCCTCAGAGTGAAAATCCACAAATCCCTGAAATAAAACAAGCTCCTCAGAGTGAAAATCCAAAAGACAATCAAGGATTAGTAGTAGAGGTAAGCTCTAAGACTAAAGAGCTTAAAGAAGAGCCTTCAAAAGACGATAACTTAGTTCAAAGTCCAAGGGAAGATAAGGATAAAGAAGAAGCTCCATCAAAAGCCCAAAAAGAAGAAGTAAAAGAAAATAAGACACAAAGAAGTGATGACAAATCACAAGCAAACAATGATAAAGCTCCAACAAGTACAAATGTTAAAACAGGAGTAGAGAGCCTATCATCAGTAGTTATGGGACTATTTGCAGCAAGCCTTGCCTTATTCAAGACTAAAAAAAGAAAATAA